A window from Mycobacteriales bacterium encodes these proteins:
- a CDS encoding TfoX/Sxy family protein, which produces MPYDAELADRIRTVVGAEPGLTEKRMFGGHAFLIGGSMAVAASSQGGLLLRVDPADTESLLDEPLVRRFEMRGREMDGWLRVDPEAVRTDDELRRWVAHGVAYARSLPPR; this is translated from the coding sequence ATGCCGTACGACGCCGAGCTCGCCGACCGGATCCGCACCGTCGTCGGGGCCGAACCGGGCCTGACCGAGAAGCGCATGTTCGGCGGGCACGCGTTCCTGATCGGCGGGTCCATGGCGGTCGCCGCCAGCAGCCAGGGCGGCCTGCTGCTGCGGGTCGACCCGGCCGACACCGAGTCGCTGCTGGACGAGCCGCTGGTCCGGCGGTTCGAGATGCGCGGCCGGGAGATGGACGGCTGGCTGCGGGTGGACCCGGAGGCGGTCCGGACCGACGACGAGCTGCGGCGCTGGGTCGCCCACGGCGTTGCGTACGCCCGGTCACTGCCGCCGAGGTAG
- a CDS encoding nitroreductase family deazaflavin-dependent oxidoreductase, whose protein sequence is MPIPRVMARVNKRVSNKVLRPIVLRLPGFGEVTHRGRRSGREFRTPVSVFLKPGRVVFALTYGKDSDWVKNVLAAGSCDLRVRGGRSLHLVGPRLVHDETRAEINAPVRLILRAIRVEDFLVCDTA, encoded by the coding sequence ATGCCGATACCGCGGGTGATGGCCCGGGTCAACAAGCGGGTGTCGAACAAGGTGCTGCGCCCGATCGTGCTGCGGTTGCCCGGCTTCGGCGAGGTCACCCACCGCGGCCGCCGGTCCGGGCGGGAGTTCCGGACACCGGTCAGCGTCTTCCTCAAGCCCGGCCGCGTCGTCTTCGCCCTCACGTACGGCAAGGACAGCGACTGGGTGAAGAACGTGCTCGCGGCCGGCTCCTGCGACCTGCGCGTCCGCGGCGGCCGCAGCCTGCACCTGGTCGGCCCGCGGCTGGTGCACGACGAGACCCGGGCCGAGATCAACGCACCCGTCCGGCTGATCCTGCGGGCGATCCGGGTCGAGGACTTCCTGGTCTGCGACACCGCCTGA
- a CDS encoding MFS transporter, which produces MSTLRLISHPAALARRMPRAAAFWVVGATVVAMLAASSAPSPLYPVYQQEFGFSALELTTIFAVYVLALLVSLLTVGRLSDFVGRRPVLAAALAVEAIAMAVFLDAGSSTWLLAARTVQGLATGAAIGVLGAYLLDLQPADGSRLGSLVNSAAPATGLGVGALGTGLLVQYGPHPTRLVFLILIVVFAALAVVTAALPETVRRMPGAVASLRPQVAVPAPARKAFAAAVPTMMATWALGGLMLSVGGSLVRTVFGAPNSAVVGLVLGIFAGSGALAAVLVSRMAPAPMERLGTLALVVGSGLFLTALALSSLGLFVVAAVVAGSGFGAGFLGSLRSVTQLARPHERAALLSAVYLASYLAFSIPALVAGVLITHVGLRETALWYGGLVGVAALVSLVAGSVVARPAATAARPCPQLQTQS; this is translated from the coding sequence GTGTCCACCCTGAGACTCATCTCACATCCCGCGGCACTCGCCCGGCGCATGCCCCGGGCCGCGGCCTTCTGGGTCGTCGGCGCCACCGTGGTCGCGATGCTCGCCGCCTCCAGCGCGCCGAGCCCGCTCTACCCCGTCTACCAGCAGGAGTTCGGCTTCTCCGCGCTGGAGCTGACCACGATCTTCGCCGTGTACGTGCTGGCCCTGCTGGTCAGCCTGCTCACCGTCGGCCGGCTGTCGGACTTCGTCGGGCGGCGCCCGGTGCTGGCCGCCGCCCTCGCCGTCGAGGCGATCGCGATGGCCGTCTTCCTCGACGCCGGCAGCAGCACCTGGCTGCTGGCCGCACGGACCGTGCAGGGGCTGGCGACCGGGGCCGCGATCGGCGTGCTCGGCGCGTACCTGCTGGACCTCCAGCCGGCCGACGGCTCCCGCCTCGGCTCGCTGGTGAACAGCGCCGCGCCCGCGACCGGGCTCGGCGTGGGCGCGCTCGGCACCGGCCTGCTCGTCCAGTACGGCCCGCACCCGACCCGGCTGGTCTTCCTCATCCTCATCGTGGTCTTCGCCGCGCTGGCCGTGGTCACGGCGGCGCTGCCGGAGACGGTCCGCCGGATGCCCGGGGCGGTCGCCTCGCTGCGGCCGCAGGTCGCGGTGCCGGCACCGGCCCGGAAGGCGTTCGCGGCCGCGGTGCCGACGATGATGGCGACCTGGGCCCTGGGCGGGCTGATGCTCTCGGTCGGCGGGTCCCTGGTGCGCACCGTCTTCGGCGCGCCGAACTCGGCCGTCGTCGGGCTGGTGCTCGGGATCTTCGCGGGCTCCGGCGCGCTGGCCGCGGTGCTGGTCAGCCGGATGGCACCGGCGCCGATGGAGCGGCTCGGGACGCTCGCGCTGGTCGTCGGCAGCGGGCTGTTCCTGACCGCGCTGGCGCTCTCCTCGCTCGGGCTGTTCGTGGTCGCGGCCGTGGTCGCCGGCAGCGGGTTCGGGGCCGGATTCCTCGGCTCGCTGCGGTCGGTGACGCAACTGGCCCGGCCGCACGAGCGGGCGGCGCTGCTGTCGGCCGTCTACCTGGCCAGCTACCTCGCGTTCAGCATCCCGGCGCTGGTCGCGGGCGTGCTCATCACGCACGTCGGGCTGCGCGAGACCGCGCTCTGGTACGGCGGGCTGGTCGGCGTCGCCGCGCTGGTCAGCCTGGTCGCGGGGTCGGTGGTCGCCCGCCCGGCCGCCACGGCGGCCCGCCCCTGCCCCCAGCTGCAGACCCAGTCCTAA
- a CDS encoding helix-turn-helix domain-containing protein, protein MAVTTRELTHPPLTEVELTAVLFALSDPARLDLVRLIARSGPQTVANCQVVDPDAPKSTFSHHLKTLREAGLVRNEPAGRQRMISLRRDEVDARFPGLLDSVL, encoded by the coding sequence ATGGCTGTCACCACCCGCGAGCTGACGCACCCGCCGCTGACCGAGGTCGAGCTGACCGCGGTCCTGTTCGCGCTGAGCGACCCGGCCCGCCTCGATCTCGTCCGGCTCATCGCCCGCAGCGGGCCGCAGACCGTCGCGAACTGCCAGGTCGTCGACCCGGACGCGCCGAAGTCGACGTTCTCGCACCACCTGAAGACGCTGCGCGAGGCCGGCCTGGTCCGCAACGAGCCGGCCGGGCGGCAGCGGATGATCTCACTGCGCCGGGACGAGGTGGACGCCCGCTTCCCCGGGCTGCTCGACTCCGTGCTCTGA